In the genome of Patagioenas fasciata isolate bPatFas1 chromosome 12, bPatFas1.hap1, whole genome shotgun sequence, one region contains:
- the HDDC3 gene encoding guanosine-3',5'-bis(diphosphate) 3'-pyrophosphohydrolase MESH1 codes for MGSEAAALLEAVDFAARKHKGQRRKDPEGTPFINHPIGVARILAHEAGVTDIVVLQAALLHDTVEDTDTSFSEIEELFGAEVRRVVEEVTDDKTLPKAERKRLQVERAVGSSPRAKLVKLADKLYNLRDLNRCTPEGWSAERVQEYFRWAAQVVAGLRGTSSPLEAALRRLFEERGLAL; via the exons ATGGGTTCTGAGGCGGCGGCGCTGCTGGAGGCGGTGGATTTCGCGGCCAGGAAGCACAAGGGACAGCGGCGGAAGGACCCCGAGGGCACCCCCTTCATCAACCACCCCATCG GCGTAGCCAGGATCCTGGCCCATGAGGCTGGTGTCACAGACATTGTCGTGCTGCAG GCCGCCCTCCTGCACGACACGGTGGAGGACACCGACACCAGCTTCTCCGAGATCGAGGAGCTGTTCGGGGCTGAGGTGCGGCGCGTGGTGGAGGAGGTGACAGACGACAAGACGCTGCCCAAGGCAGAGCGCAAGCGGCTGCAGGTGGAGCGGGCGGTGGGCAGCAGCCCCCGCGCCAAGCTGGTCAAGCTGGCGGACAAGCTCTACAACCTGCGGGACCTGAACCGCTGCACCCCCGAAG GGTGGTCGGCGGAGCGTGTGCAGGAGTACTTCCGGTGGGCGGCGCAGGTGGTGGCCGGTCTGCGCGGGACGAGCTCCCCGCTGGAGGCGGCGCTGCGGCGGCTGTTCGAGGAGCGCGGCCTGGCCCTGTGA